ACTACGGGGCTTCACATCCACGATATCGATCGTCTGCTCAAGGTCCTTCACCGTCTCGTAGAGAACGGTGAAACGGTGCTCGTCATCGAGCATAACCTCGATGTCATCAAGACGGCAGACCATGTAATCGATCTAGGCCCCGAAGGTGGGAACCGAGGCGGCTTGATCGTGGCTACCGGGACGCCGGAGGATGTTGTGAAAGTGGCCGGATCGTATACCGGTCAGTATTTGAAACCGATCCTCGAGAGAGATCGGGAGCGGTCTGAGAACTACGCGAAGCGACTAGCTGTTTTGGAAGAATCGGTGGGCTAATTTTAGCTGTACACAATAAAAGCATGGTGATCTGACGCAAGTAGTCGGAAGCCATGCTTTTTATTTGGACCGATTCAAAAGTGTGTCTTTTTTCACAATTCCGACTAGGTTACCATGATATTTGTCAAGACTTAATTGAATTCGACAATTTAACCCTCTATCGCGGAACAAGATAGTAGACTTATAATGAAATAAGAAGATATGTTGAAATTTCCATTGTCCCGTACCCACTATTGATAATCGAGAGATACAGACAGTTCTAATCTATCTACATATTTGGAGGCTGTTATGAAACCAACGTTAGAATTACAAGAGATTGTTGCTGCTTTGGGGATCGACCCGTTCCGTTTTTTAGCTTGGCAGGAGAAAGAGTTGGCACTGAAAGAACAAGACCCAACTGAGGGTCCGCATTCAGATTTCATTTCCTCATACGAGCTTGTTATTTGATGGGGGGGAAATAAGGTCTGTGGTCCAGGATGGAACCCGTATTCCCTTGTGGAACTTCGGGTTTATTTTTGTTATAAATAATCGAAGAGATGGACATTTTATACGTATGAGGAAAGGCCAATTCATCCAAAAGGTGACAAACTTGTTACACATCGTTGTAATCACTTGCATCTAGTGCCCAATCAAGCTAACATAGAATTAAAATAGCAGGACGTGTGCCTTGCACCGAGTTACTATAAGGAGGTTTCACCATGTTATTGGCAGAAGCAGCAGCAACGACTAGCACGTATACAAGCTTTGATATTTACGTTTTGATCTTCACGGTGGTCATTTTAATTGCAGTTATTCGACAGTTGATCAACCCGCGAAGAAATTTGTTTGCTCTAGGATTCGCAGGAGTTTCCTTGATCGTATTCGGCATCATGGATTACGTCATGATCAGCGGCTGGTAAATCGGAGTTAAACAAGATAAAAGCCCACAGGCTTGAGATCGCAAGATCATCGAGCCTGTGGGCTTTTTTGTGGGATTATACCCACCACATTTCACCAAGCGGTTCCTTGATGAGAACTTGTTGAAGATTTTGGACAGCCTTGGAGAAACCTTCGTCCACAGACATCAAGCCGTCCTCGTGCTCGATGCTCACGACATAATCATAACCAACAAGACGAAGCGCACTGATGATATCAGCCCATACTTTCATATCATGGCCATAGCCAACGGAACGGAACTGCCATGCGCGATCCAGCATGTTCGTGTAGGACTGCATGTCCGTTACACCGTGACGATTCACGTTATTCACATCAAGGGATGTATCTTTGGCATGGAAATGGTGAAGCGCGCCTGCGCGGCCAAGAATTTGAACGGCTTGTACAGGATCGATGCCTTGCCACCACATGTGACTCGGATCCAGGTTGGCGCCGATCGCGTCGCCTGCTGCTTCACGTAGACGAAGCAGTGTGGCTGGCGTATGTACCGAGAAACCGCCGTGCAGCTCAAGCCCAATCTTGATATTGCGGTCAGCTGCATATTTGCCTGTTTCCGTCCAATAAGGAATGACTTTCGTTCCCCACTGCCAGTCCAGAATTTCCTGGAAGTCGTTCGGCCATGGTGCAACCGGCCAGTTCGGATACTTCGCGTCCTCGTGGTCGCCAGGGCAGCCAGAGAATGTGTTTACAACAGGGACCTCAAGGCGCTCAGCGAGATCAATTGTTTGTATAATAGCATCGTGAAATTCTTTGGCGATGTGTTTTTGCGGGTGAAGCGGGTTGCCGTGTGCGCTTAGTGCGCTGATCGTTAAACCGCGGGACTCGACCGCATGTTTGAAGGCTTTAAGCTTCCCTGCATCGGCAAGGAGTTCGCTTGGGTTGCAATGTGCTGTGCCCGGATAGCCCCCTGTGCCAATTTCAACAGCATCCAAGCCTTTTGCTGCAATGTAATCTAGAGCTTCCTCGAAAGG
Above is a genomic segment from Paenibacillus sp. HWE-109 containing:
- a CDS encoding DUF2759 family protein; translation: MLLAEAAATTSTYTSFDIYVLIFTVVILIAVIRQLINPRRNLFALGFAGVSLIVFGIMDYVMISGW
- a CDS encoding sugar phosphate isomerase/epimerase family protein, with the translated sequence MKLGVFMVLFGGKPFEEALDYIAAKGLDAVEIGTGGYPGTAHCNPSELLADAGKLKAFKHAVESRGLTISALSAHGNPLHPQKHIAKEFHDAIIQTIDLAERLEVPVVNTFSGCPGDHEDAKYPNWPVAPWPNDFQEILDWQWGTKVIPYWTETGKYAADRNIKIGLELHGGFSVHTPATLLRLREAAGDAIGANLDPSHMWWQGIDPVQAVQILGRAGALHHFHAKDTSLDVNNVNRHGVTDMQSYTNMLDRAWQFRSVGYGHDMKVWADIISALRLVGYDYVVSIEHEDGLMSVDEGFSKAVQNLQQVLIKEPLGEMWWV